In one window of Desulfovibrio sp. DNA:
- a CDS encoding HIT domain-containing protein, with the protein MKQLWAPWRIEYILGPKPDSCVFCLSADGLDDEERLVLYRGRHAFVIMNKFPYNNGHIMVCPYRHVMNLIDLTTEEAHEVMDLLQVCAGILKKRFNCEGINVGLNQGEAAGAGIREHLHFHLVPRWTGDSSFMAVFNEVRTMPEHLSRSYAALKPYFTKDAMAGEPCSAGSVPHQEG; encoded by the coding sequence ATGAAACAATTATGGGCACCTTGGCGTATCGAATACATACTTGGACCAAAACCAGATTCCTGTGTGTTCTGCCTTTCCGCCGACGGACTGGATGACGAGGAACGCCTTGTTCTTTACAGAGGCCGTCACGCCTTTGTCATCATGAATAAATTTCCGTACAACAACGGACACATCATGGTTTGCCCCTACAGGCACGTCATGAATCTTATTGATCTGACCACTGAAGAGGCCCATGAGGTCATGGATCTTCTACAGGTCTGCGCCGGAATTTTAAAAAAGCGTTTTAACTGTGAAGGCATCAACGTCGGCCTCAATCAGGGAGAGGCCGCGGGCGCGGGCATCAGGGAGCATCTGCATTTTCATCTGGTGCCGCGTTGGACTGGGGATTCGTCATTTATGGCAGTCTTTAATGAAGTGCGTACCATGCCCGAGCATCTGAGCCGCAGCTACGCTGCGTTGAAACCCTATTTCACGAAGGACGCCATGGCTGGGGAGCCATGTAGCGCCGGTTCCGTGCCCCATCAGGAAGGTTGA
- a CDS encoding LapA family protein encodes MRYIKVLLLAIVFFLALVFFFQNQGPLSQDMVLTLHLFFIPPMHSIPLPFYFLVIAAFALGSLLTLSFLVWDKLNLSARLMKHKWHISNLEREMAKLKKKSDVEASKLSFLQKNKEKTEGAQTAETKPVQAAEESLVPDPDKQ; translated from the coding sequence ATGCGGTATATCAAGGTTCTCTTGCTGGCCATCGTTTTCTTTCTTGCGCTCGTATTCTTTTTTCAGAATCAAGGGCCTCTTTCACAAGACATGGTGCTCACGCTCCATCTTTTCTTTATCCCGCCCATGCATTCCATTCCCCTGCCTTTCTATTTTCTGGTGATCGCGGCCTTTGCGCTTGGATCATTGCTCACACTGAGCTTCCTTGTGTGGGACAAGCTGAACCTCTCTGCCCGGCTTATGAAGCACAAGTGGCACATCAGCAATCTTGAGCGCGAAATGGCCAAACTGAAAAAGAAGTCAGACGTCGAAGCTTCGAAGCTCAGTTTTCTTCAGAAGAACAAGGAAAAGACCGAAGGCGCTCAGACAGCGGAAACCAAGCCGGTGCAGGCTGCCGAAGAGTCTCTCGTGCCTGATCCCGACAAGCAGTAG